A window from Balearica regulorum gibbericeps isolate bBalReg1 chromosome 1, bBalReg1.pri, whole genome shotgun sequence encodes these proteins:
- the GALNT4 gene encoding polypeptide N-acetylgalactosaminyltransferase 4, whose translation MRIRLARRWTWVRKSCVFLGIVMIAYFVVELSVSSFGASLAGESITKGKWERRFSDRAEEAVDLARPVYDKSPPDPYAPGEWGKPSRLQLSPEEKKQEEELIEKYAINIYLSDKISLHRHIEDNRLSGCKTKSYDYRRLPTTSVIIAFYNEAWSTLLRTIHSVLETSPSVLLKEIILVDDLSDKVYLKAELEKYISSLKRVRLIRTNKREGLVRARLIGATFATGDVLTFLDCHCECVSGWLEPLLERIAENETVIICPVIDTIDWKTFEYYMQTAEPMIGGFDWRLTFQWHSVPKHERLRRKSETDPIRSPTMAGGLFAVSKKYFEYLGTYDTGMDVWGGENLELSFRVWQCGGMLEIHPCSHVGHVFPKRAPYARPNFLQNTARAAEVWMDEYKEHFYNRNPSARKENYGDISERKILRERLKCKSFKWYLKNIFAELHVPEDRPGWHGAIRSAGIASECLDYVLPEHHPTGAHLSLFGCHGQGGNQFFEYTSNKEIRFNSVTELCAEVPEHEDFIGMRSCPKDGSPIPEIIIWHFKEDGTIYHPHSGKCLTAYRTTEGRADVQMRTCNAADKNQIWKFEK comes from the coding sequence ATGAGGATCCGTCTGGCGAGAAGATGGACGTGGGTCCGCAAAAGCTGCGTGTTTCTCGGCATCGTGATGATCGCTTACTTTGTGGTCGAGCTGTCGGTTTCTTCCTTCGGTGCCTCCCTCGCCGGGGAGAGCATCACCAAAGGGAAATGGGAGAGGCGCTTTTCTGACAGAGCAGAAGAAGCTGTGGATTTGGCTCGTCCAGTTTATGACAAATCCCCGCCTGATCCGTATGCCCCAGGAGAATGGGGTAAGCCCTCTCGCCTGCAGCTGAGtcctgaggaaaagaaacaggaagaagaaCTGATTGAGAAGTATGCAATTAATATCTATTTGAGTGATAAAATCTCTCTCCACCGGCACATTGAAGATAATCGACTGAGTGGCTGTAAAACTAAATCTTATGACTACAGAAGACTGCCCACAACATCTGTTATAATTGCTTTTTACAATGAAGCCTGGTCAACGTTGCTCCGAACTATACATAGTGTTCTTGAAACATCACCCTCAGTGCttctaaaagaaattatactgGTGGATGACTTGAGTGATAAAGTCTATTTGAAGGCTGaacttgaaaaatacattagcaGTCTGAAAAGAGTTCGTTTGATAAGAACCAACAAACGGGAGGGATTGGTTCGTGCACGCTTAATTGGTGCTACCTTTGCTACTGGTGATGTCCTCACATTTCTAGACTGTCACTGTGAATGTGTTTCTGGTTGGCTGGAACCACTGCTCGAGAGGATTGCTGAGAATGAGACTGTTATTATTTGTCCTGTCATTGACACCATTGACTGGAAAACATTTGAATACTACATGCAAACAGCAGAGCCCATGATTGGGGGGTTTGACTGGCGGCTGACGTTCCAGTGGCACTCGGTGCCTAAACATGAACGTCTCAGGCGCAAATCTGAAACCGACCCAATCAGATCCCCAACTATGGCTGGTGGCTTGTTTGCTGTCAGCAAGAAGTATTTTGAGTACCTGGGTACCTACGATACAGGAATGGatgtttggggaggggagaactTAGAATTATCCTTTAGGGTTTGGCAGTGTGGAGGCATGTTGGAAATTCATCCGTGCTCCCATGTAGGCCATGTGTTTCCAAAGCGTGCACCCTATGCTAGACCGAATTTCCTTCAGAACACAGCACGTGCTGCTGAGGTGTGGATGGATGAGTATAAAGAACACTTTTACAACAGAAATCCTTcggcaagaaaagaaaactatggagatatttctgaaagaaagataCTAAGAGAGCGTTTGAAATGCAAGAGttttaaatggtatttaaaaaacatatttgctgAGTTGCATGTACCAGAAGATCGTCCTGGCTGGCATGGTGCTATTCGCAGTGCAGGAATAGCTTCAGAATGCCTCGACTATGTCTTACCAGAACATCATCCTACTGGGGCTCACCTTTCTCTCTTCGGATGTCATGGTCAGGGAGGCAATCAGTTTTTTGAATACACATCAAATAAGGAGATTAGATTTAACTCTGTAACTGAGCTGTGTGCTGAAGTCCCTGAGCATGAAGACTTCATAGGTATGAGGAGCTGCCCAAAAGATGGATCTCCTATTCCAGAAATTATTATATGGCATTTCAAAGAAGATGGGACTATTTATCATCCTCATTCTGGAAAGTGCCTTACTGCTTATCGTACAACTGAGGGGCGTGCTGATGTGCAAATGAGAACTTGTAATGCTGcagataaaaatcagatttggAAATTTGAGAAATAA